From Natronogracilivirga saccharolytica:
GTTCACTTTTTGGAGCGCATCCGCCTTAAACTTTTTCGCCTTTTTAATGGCTTTAGTGCTTAGGCGTATGGTTTGTTCTTCTGCGTCTTCAAACGGGTGGGAGACGGAATCGGCTAAATCGTAAAGATTATCCATCAGATAGTCTCTGTACAGCCTCCCTTTCCTTGCAATTTTGTTTCTTGTTTTAACACCTTTGCCGGGTGCATACAACAGGCCTGTGACAGCTCCGGCGACTCCAATAATTAAACCGCCAATTAACATTTGTGAAATTTTCATATCGTTAGTGATTACATTTTTATTATTTGATTTAACTCATTGCAACTATTACGACTTTCCATTGTTTTAGTTGATAATATCTGTCCGAAGAAGTGGCTGCATGACCATTATCCGGCCTGACATATTTCTGTTGGGTTATGAGTATTAACTCCTTTTCCGGTTTGCTAAACTACACGTCTGCCCTGAATTACCTGAAGTAATACAGCAATTACGGCAATAACCAGCAGAATATGGATTATGCCACCGGTGCTGTAACCTACAAACCCTACTAACCAGGCTATGACCAGAACTACGGCAACAATGTATAATAGACTTCCCATGATATTTTGTGATTTGGGTTATGGTTGATTTTGAGTACATAGGATGCAATCAGATTTAATGTTGTTACAACAGCAATTACGCCCTTCAAAAGGATTTTTTTTGATGTTTAAATTCACATTTCTCTAAATGGTATTTAGTTTTAAACGATTCGATGATTATTTGAAAGAGTATGCAATGGCACATCTACAATGTGACAAAATTAAATCTTATGCATGTTATAAGGAGGCTGTGTTGTGTTATATATTTGACAGATCCTCATAATTTCTATCTGTTTATACTTTAAATATGTAAATGCGCAAGCAATTCAATTGTCATGGTCCATCATTTTTCAAGTCATTATTTCTGGTTTATTATCAGTCAGATTGATACCTGTG
This genomic window contains:
- a CDS encoding YtxH domain-containing protein — translated: MKISQMLIGGLIIGVAGAVTGLLYAPGKGVKTRNKIARKGRLYRDYLMDNLYDLADSVSHPFEDAEEQTIRLSTKAIKKAKKFKADALQKVNNLNH
- a CDS encoding lmo0937 family membrane protein codes for the protein MGSLLYIVAVVLVIAWLVGFVGYSTGGIIHILLVIAVIAVLLQVIQGRRVV